One segment of Primulina huaijiensis isolate GDHJ02 unplaced genomic scaffold, ASM1229523v2 scaffold25443, whole genome shotgun sequence DNA contains the following:
- the LOC140967538 gene encoding probable pectate lyase 1, with protein sequence MVEMATRNSTERRKLGFFSCGTGNPIDDCWRCDPNWQKNRKRLADCGIGFGRNAIGGRDGRFYIVTDSGHDDPVNPRPGTLRHAVIQNQPLWIVFKRDMVITLKQELIMNSFKTIDGRGVNVHIANGACLTIQFVTNVIIHGLHIHDCKPTGNAMVRSSPSHYGWRTMADGDAISIFGSSHIWVDHNSLSNCADGLVDAVMGSTAITISNNYFTHHNEVMLLGHSDSYVRDKQMQVTIAYNHFGEGLIQRMPRCRHGYFHVVNNDYTHWEMYAIGGSANPTINSQGNRYLAPVNPFAKEVTKRVETAESQWKGWNWRSEGDLMLNGAYFTPSGAGASASYARASSLGAKSSSMIGPITSGAGVLNCRRGHQC encoded by the exons ATGGTTGAAAT GGCCACTCGAAACAGCACAGAGAGGCGAAAGCTTGGATTTTTCTCATGTGGAACTGGTAATCCTATTGATGACTGCTGGCGTTGCGACCCCAACTGGCAAAAAAACCGCAAGAGACTAGCCGACTGTGGGATTGGTTTTGGGCGCAATGCCATTGGCGGCCGTGATGGCAGATTCTACATTGTCACCGATTCTGGACATGACGATCCAGTTAACCCCAGGCCTGGCACCCTACGCCATGCTGTCATCCAAAATCAGCCTCTCTGGATTGTGTTCAAACGTGACATGGTCATAACATTGAAGCAAGAACTCATCATGAACAGCTTCAAGACCATTGATGGCCGTGGCGTCAACGTCCACATCGCTAACGGGGCCTGCCTCACAATCCAATTCGTGACCAATGTCATAATCCATGGCCTTCATATCCATGACTGCAAACCAACGGGAAATGCCATGGTGAGAAGCTCACCTTCTCATTATGGTTGGAGGACTATGGCTGATGGAGATGCCATTTCAATCTTTGGTTCGAGTCATATCTGGGTCGATCACAACTCGCTCTCTAACTGTGCTGATGGCCTTGTGGATGCTGTCATGGGGTCTACTGCTATTACCATTTCTAACAACTATTTCACCCATCACAACGAG GTTATGCTGTTGGGTCATAGTGATTCTTATGTTAGAGACAAACAAATGCAAGTGACTATTGCCTATAATCACTTTGGAGAAGGCCTCATTCAAAGAATGCCTAG GTGCAGACACGGATATTTCCACGTCGTGAACAATGACTATACTCATTGGGAGATGTATGCTATCGGTGGAAGTGCTAACCCAACAATCAACAGCCAGGGCAACAGATATCTTGCGCCAGTTAATCCTTTTGCCAAAGAG GTGACTAAGAGGGTTGAAACAGCAGAAAGCCAATGGAAGGGTTGGAACTGGAGATCAGAAGGCGACCTCATGTTAAATGGAGCTTATTTTACTCCATCTGGAGCTGGAGCTTCAGCTAGCTACGCTAGAGCTTCAAGCTTGGGTGCTAAGTCTTCCTCCATGATTGGACCGATTACTTCTGGTGCAGGTGTCCTTAACTGTCGCCGCGGCCACCAGTGCTAA
- the LOC140967468 gene encoding uncharacterized protein, with protein sequence MKNSSSGGDLLKLLETIKSSEVVENRIQLLMELEEVDLSENTAVNSVVEYLILFWEDFTCLDVSQCTLNKTVLHVAAKCLELDISGCLVQFLVLGIKANAWCRKHLKMTLMSTEDSPEEDHSSFFFQLLLDLLSYSAASYSALARYPVSISKNLTVSIDNFISEQLFLTKELASEIKRIHTLGTELLKAALVTIDGVTRLCRVYCDGVNWDACLAKTEDNNVRDCKEAENGDHIIQITSCTVEKLCELGVVAANDGGSLVSLLNMSWKGVVTLLQFGKGALAVKVNVTSVIMTLISLARESFRCAAQTLSFLEKEKDSEAEAKRIFRLAKFYLINAVRISSHYPLQAFLAYKEITLCVVLILTIRISLSQVENLKSASEILSEIVEPTSFHLINSLLNSTQLKQEDKFEILDWLFSCSSNVSSVADVVSSDNGHISVDEIFSVSCDAMNKDKMLSLGRVFLFLNLVKADLEEDVRLGLSRKLGWLLDILVVEDVYSLILVMRIPVVCGSSEKHELAYRPMFCSVVHDLKTFLIMAIDSSATWSEIESFLIENLFHPHFLCWEIVAELWCFVLRHSGPDMMNDIFDKLCSLIWMTSRESVLFPESALRKTARLICVLATDGPQLMVDRVYSSIFESNRTQYSSSVHTALLMEGFPLNCLSEKNRSTAKQRIVTQYFDLLESFEGHSPGQCDFGVYGGPVFALSAALQSLQVSLSDTEMKTLKFLVSIIRKYKTSTDDTSRENYVRLIGELLGIISSMKHLYSFDEMDGVISELQNLFISKPALSDRQLFLCKPNLACFMAGLGHMEFSDSEDCARNLATWELFHMILRERHWAFVHLAITAFGYFAARTSCNQLWRFLPQDAALSFDVESGNEADEERFMSKLKEFLEKEMACQMLHPSLDHLAMFVKEGRMLKQIVQKNLQKLDSGVISCDMMELDKERQPNKKRKFPDGICRGVQLLQTGLKVMVDGISQCKQDGDEPIEACELILKQFSRLEDVIAHLLSLSGSE encoded by the exons ATGAAGAACTCAAGCTCAGGTGGAGATCTGCTGAAGCTACTCGAAACCATTAAATCTTCCGAG gTTGTTGAGAATCGAATTCAACTGCTTATGGAGTTGGAGGAAGTAGATTTAAGTGAGAATACGGCAGTGAATTCTGTTGTTGAGTATTTAATA CTATTTTGGGAAGACTTCACTTGTTTGGATGTATCTCAGTGCACGTTGAACAAAACGGTTTTACACGTGGCTGCTAAATGCTTAGAGTTGGATATATCTGGATGCCTAGTACAATTTCTTGTCCTAGGGATAAAA GCCAACGCGTGGTGCAGAAAGCATCTTAAAATGACACTAATGTCGACTGAGGATTCTCCAGAAGAAGACCACTCTAGCTTCTTTTTTCAG TTGCTTTTGGATTTGCTCAGCTACTCTGCTGCCAGTTATTCAGCGTTGGCTAGATATCCTGTTTCCATTAGTAAGAACTTGACAGTCAGCATTgataatttcatttcagaacagTTATTTCTAACCAAGGAGTTGGCATCTGAAATTAAG AGAATTCACACTTTAGGGACGGAATTACTGAAGGCAGCATTGGTGACCATTGATGGGGTGACTCGATTATGCAGGGTATATTGTGATGGTGTAAACTGGGATGCATGCCTTGCAAAAACAGAGGATAATAACGTAAGAGATTGCAAAGAGGCTGAAAATGGAGATCATATAATCCAAATAACGAGTTGCACAGTTGAAAAACTATGTGAACTTGGTGTTGTTGCAGCTAATGATGGTGGCAGTCTTGTGAGCCTGTTAAATATGTCGTGGAAAGGGGTAGTTACACTCCTTCAGTTTGGCAAGGGTGCTTTAGCTGTCAAGGTGAATGTAACAAGCGTTATCATGACCTTAATTTCACTTGCTAGGGAGTCGTTTAGATGTGCTGCTCAGACTTTGTCATTTTTGGAGAAGGAAAAAGACTCCGAAGCTGAAGCCAAAAGGATCTTCCGTCTGGCCAAGTTTTACTTGATCAATGCTGTAAGAATTAGCTCACACTACCCATTGCAAGCCTTTCTTGCTTACAAAGAGATCACACTTTGTGTTGTCTTGATATTAACCATCAGAATCTCACTCAGCCAGgtagaaaatttaaaatctgCAAGTGAAATATTATCAGAAATTGTAGAGCCAACATCATTTCACTTGATCAACTCTCTACTAAATTCAACTCAACTGAAACAAGAAGACAAGTTTGAAATCTTGGACTGGCTATTTAGTTGTAGCAGTAATGTGAGTTCGGTGGCTGATGTTGTAAGCAGTGATAACGGTCACATTTCAGTAGATGAAATATTTTCAGTGAGTTGTGATGCTATGAACAAGGATAAAATGCTTTCTCTTGGTCGGGTGTTCTTATTTCTCAATCTCGTGAAAGCTGATCTAGAAGAAGATGTCCGGCTTGGTCTCTCCAGAAAGCTTGGATGGCTTTTGGACATACTTGTAGTTGAAGATGTTTATTCTTTAATTCTTGTTATGCGAATTCCTGTTGTTTGTGGTTCTAGTGAAAAGCACGAACTGGCTTACCGGCCTATGTTTTGTTCTGTTGTTCATGACCTGaagactttcctgatcatggcAATCGATTCTAGTGCGACATGGAGTGAAATAGAATCATTCCTGATCGAAAATCTTTTTCACCCTCACTTTTTATGTTGGGAAATTGTTGCTGAACTTTGGTGTTTTGTCTTACGTCATTCCGGGCCTGATATGATGAATGACATTTTTGACAAGCTTTGCTCACTAATATGGATGACGTCTCGAGAATCAGTACTATTTCCTGAGAGTGCTCTTCGAAAAACTGCAAGATTAATTTGTGTTCTTGCAACTGATGGGCCTCAACTGATGGTTGATCGAGTTTACAGTTCAATATTTGAGAGCAACCGAACTCAGTATTCATCTAGTGTGCATACAGCACTACTCATGGAAGGGTTCCCGTTAAATTGCCTTTCAGAAAAGAATAGAAGTACAGCCAAACAAAGAATTGTAACTCAGTATTTTGACCTCTTGGAGAGCTTTGAAGGCCATTCTCCAGGACAGTGTGATTTTGGAGTTTATGGCGGTCCTGTTTTTGCTCTTTCTGCTGCATTGCAGTCTCT ACAGGTCAGCCTATCTGATACTGAAATGAAGACTTTGAAGTTCCTTGTCTCTATTATTCGCAAGTACAAAACCTCCACAGATGATACAAGTAGGGAGAATTATGTCCGGCTCATTGGTGAATTGCTAGGGATTATTTCTAGCATGAAGCATCTATACTCGTTCGATGAAATGGACGGAGTCATTTCAGAGCTTCAGAATCTCTTTATCTCAAAGCCAGCACTATCAGATAGACAACTTTTTCTATGCAAACCAAATCTAGCTTGTTTCATGGCCGGTCTTGGCCATATGGAATTTTCAGATAGTGAAGACTGTGCCAGAAATTTAGCCACTTGGGAGCTTTTCCACATGATATTGAGGGAACGTCACTGGGCGTTTGTTCATCTTGCAATCACGGCATTTGGGTATTTTGCTGCTCGTACTTCATGCAATCAATTATGGAGATTCCTGCCACAAGATGCTGCATTGTCATTTGATGTGGAGTCTGGAAATGAAGCAGATGAGGAAAGATTCATGTCCAAATTAAAAGAATTCCTGGAGAAGGAAATGGCATGTCAGATGTTACATCCAAGTCTTGATCATTTAGCTATGTTTGTCAAAGAAGGTCGAATGCTGAAAcagattgtccaaaaaaacctGCAAAAACTTGATTCAGGGGTTATTTCGTGTGACATGATGGAACTTGATAAAGAGAGACAACccaataagaaaagaaaatttcccGATGGAATTTGCAGAGGAGTACAATTGCTGCAGACTGGTTTAAAGGTTATGGTTGACGGTATTTCTCAATGTAAACAGGACGGAGACGAACCAATTGAAGCTTGTGAGTtgattttgaaacaattttCTCGACTTGAAGATGTGATCGCACATTTGCTCAGCTTATCTGGCAGTGAATGA